A stretch of Ranitomeya variabilis isolate aRanVar5 chromosome 3, aRanVar5.hap1, whole genome shotgun sequence DNA encodes these proteins:
- the EXPH5 gene encoding exophilin-5, which yields MMDDPDQDRLDLSFLKEEEVSRILEVLERDEQLRRTERERLSKLKSWKRDVKWLHAVSGEWFEEIQKKKFKNDPDVRSLVRSPLTHHLKEKTPKGDPESSRMTTSRNFQPQKSSGSSFLGLRSPLSSLFSFRKSAKQNVKPPSPQERHSIFSISGQILPNTEVKKKFENYHSARSVKQIANFFEGQHKTRHSDAPKATVQLEKEVFQVLGDLDQKLAQEQSLSQTPRISRLESYKRGRHYGKEDSLHNTSEAKNVFSNLPSHDGKRTVYLEETQTTYATYQPKKFSEMYLNRQHSASKLETSKKPFYKKSSLLISATSNTSATSSSHSGSFSSSSLQPSTPGIDLERTRPHKSKRTPVTSIKWDNAFPSEQPKETGRPFKTQSALDLTIHDKYSQHSRVSDLFKYNTPRVQVPPTNYFSESRNINTEASTSSFTDNRSTGYYKTDSPSHGPDVKYATISERYWEEESKNNYFNNEMSKTPNENLSGNDKEAEPMEIESELSVLNDNNVYYIMGRAEASSNVQTEGCSTKADVIIRESKMAVDNEQCRHSESKIDDDVPVDHTFHEPIEVSSSQTLEPKIMDIDAPKVFLNSRDTSLSTSVDIGTIAQEDRFPPKTERLVHNPILNAIKKFTSLEHKTSSKIDPPSFKDIKSSIISERKNTAAYNNRSSIFNDTSHTGGKFAWMNKRRGSKDNQTAGFRSDTLKFQKRNASSLPDLLDQDSDILSNNIYTTGPQKSCENLEVEFDTTLVPETKSFRISDDVDKSYSENDSKYEQPCVQNAIYQAKTLGTKTFLYPQKPYMSDINATFRNLDNTTTYTPAPYQPDRLREKRAKYKQSGGFMSDTLKYKKTNASSLPDLLDQESDHLSYDLETILHKTSCEPVRNYHPSNVSETKSLMNPDEKKEMYLDGSTRHGLSSVQHPNQLPKPSSLNTSQSSQKIFTLSSGSELGKASIKTENKTTDSELAYRTTPFSHVHAKFKSVSFNRGRYNGQNIYDSNNNSFDDGSKMKSEYIYQRQNDPEPNQVKALKCDTSSKSNQSVLYPQDVVSSAHQICTDQQIQGEQGYKSERNLHQNLIYQLDEKENKSVEYVEPAKVIDSSRFPISQIVKEHSEGNILSKGTCLPPTENKATNILRHHLLVTPEPFKRNVHISVIPKSQWNQSKSCEDGQTKTSLEGGIIKDFAREDETSPEGLQLYNTYSCQQVVENTEVYESITNSSYPNIDKIEYRKVVSVYYSLPRKFTRKISDLSKNNLKNIDKTIEQNRTPSAILDKISSYHKEDYSKDQNSKNTTAVTEKIHNDKGHSADDVTCKMHLLNFHIIPLQTNLVKNDNRTNSGEETDDLVNKFSSLHISKNEDNYKAREEQKNKNEHSPSRSPPRHSPNTYYTLPNRKSGVQDLERNVLERDIAMVRHRINPYTSSSPVSQDVFTAPTFSYDNLNCSPGYDFMHFQENNKQEHNINNNFAKYGDFCERKSMDESLLLREDLPSIYKSKSFKDLSHSKSYNTEDISPHHEYNTSPQSDYNYPSFNKSNDVVNRTRPSYCSEFVQKKMKPINAKKFSFSFDRSSQESVSPRRTGSYSDNVRISDVNSSPVFYSTNDNYPSHVPKHFGQRSPKHCRNPTYSNLYRSKSMKLLNTDGQENVMDYRRKSDSSFSSKSYGGTLRRKSPTSGETWNRRFSDEILDENENWPISEERKPICTSKSLDYGIFGKEQQEAILNNVKRSLNEGRLWRPSFLKNPSFLRTEEYCSSQEVNPVGRSPEDIPSQGPSLKDHLNIYEDKPVSSDSDSNTTTDDEYYLDENDKESEL from the exons aCATAGCATCTTTTCTATCAGCGGCCAGATACTGCCTAACACCGAGGTGAAGAAAAAG tttgaaaattaccatTCTGCAAGAAGCGTAAAACAGATTGCCAATTTTTTTGAAGGGCAACATAAAACCAGACACAGTGATGCCCCAAAGGCCACCGTCCAGCTCGAAAAAGAAGTTTTTCAAG TTTTAGGAGATCTGGATCAAAAACTTGCCCAAGAACAGAGTCTCAGCCAAACACCAAGGATTAGTAGACTTGAAAGCTATAAGCGAGGAAGGCACTATGGCAAAGAAGATTCACTCCATAATACCTCAGAAGCTAAAAACGTCTTCAGCAATTTACCTTCTCACGATGGAAAAAGAACTGTGTACCTTGAGGAGACTCAAACAACCTATGCCACATACCAACCCAAAAAATTTTCTGAAATGTACTTAAACAGACAACACTCTGCTTCCAAACTAGAGACTTCCAAAAAACCTTTTTACAAAAAGAGTTCTTTGCTTATTTCAGCTACAAGCAACACGTCAGCAACTTCATCCTCTCATTCTGGCTCATTTTCATCAAGTAGCTTGCAGCCATCAACTCCAGGCATAGACCTGGAGAGGACAAGACCACACAAGTCAAAGAGGACACCTGTCACTTCCATCAAATGGGATAATGCATTTCCTTCTGAGCAGCCTAAGGAGACCGGTAGACCGTTCAAGACACAATCGGCTTTGGATCTTACAATACATGATAAATACAGTCAACACAGTAGAGTGTCTGATCTTTTCAAGTACAACACACCGAGAGTACAAGTGCCCCCTACGAATTACTTTAGTGAATCCAGGAATATCAACACTGAAGCAAGCACATCATCATTTACAGATAATAGATCCACTGGGTATTACAAAACTGACTCTCCTAGCCATGGGCCTGACGTCAAATATGCCACAATATCTGAAAGGTATTGGGAGGAGGAatctaaaaataattattttaataaTGAAATGAGTAAAACACCTAATGAGAATTTGAGTGGCAATGACAAGGAAGCAGAACCAATGGAAATAGAAAGTGAATTATCCGTACTGAATGATAACAATGTGTATTATATAATGGGAAGAGCAGAGGCTTCTAGTAACGTGCAAACAGAGGGCTGTTCTACAAAAGCAGATGTAATAATTAGAGAGTCAAAAATGGCAGTAGATAATGAACAATGCAGACATTCCGAATCCAAGATCGATGATGATGTTCCAGTAGATCATACGTTCCATGAACCGATTGAAGTATCTTCTAGTCAAACATTAGAACCCAAGATCATGGATATTGATGCTCCAAAAGTCTTCCTTAATTCTAGAGATACCAGTTTGTCAACTTCTGTTGACATTGGTACCATTGCTCAAGAAGATCgtttcccaccaaaaacagaaagacTTGTTCATAATCCGATattaaatgccattaaaaaatttaCTTCACTTGAACACAAAACATCTTCTAAAATTGATCCTCCTTCTTTTAAGGATATCAAATCTTCAATAATCAGTGAGCGGAAAAACACAGCGGCTTATAATAATAGATCTAGTATTTTTAATGACACCTCACATACTGGCGGAAAATTTGCTTGGATGAATAAGAGGAGAGGATCAAAAGACAATCAAACAGCAGGTTTTCGGTCTGATACACTTAAGTTTCAGAAAAGAAACGCGTCTTCTCTCCCAGATTTACTTGACCAGGACAGTGATATTTTGTCTAATAATATCTACACTACAGGACCCCAAAAGAGTTGTGAAAATCTAGAGGTAGAATTTGATACCACCCTGGTTCCTGAAACAAAATCTTTCAGAATTTCTGATGACGTAGATAAAAGTTACTCAGAAAATGATTCCAAATATGAGCAGCCTTGTGTTCAAAATGCCATTTATCAAGCAAAAACTCTAGGTACAAAAACTTTTCTGTATCCACAAAAGCCTTATATGTCAGATATAAATGCTACATTCAGAAACCTAGACAACACGACAACTTACACACCAGCACCATATCAGCCAGATAGGTTAAGGGAAAAGCGAGCAAAGTATAAACAGTCGGGAGGTTTCATGTCAGATACTCTGAAGTATAAGAAAACAAATGCGTCCTCTCTGCCAGATCTACTTGACCAGGAGAGTGACCATTTAAGTTATGACCTTGAAACTATATTACATAAAACCAGTTGTGAACCTGTACGGAATTACCATCCCTCAAATGTTTCTGAAACAAAGTCTTTAATGAACCCTGATGAAAAGAAAGAAATGTACTTGGACGGAAGTACAAGGCATGGACTATCTTCTGTCCAACATCCAAATCAATTACCAAAACCATCAAGTTTAAACACGAGTCAGTCTTCACAAAAGATTTTTACATTATCCTCTGGTTCGGAATTAGGCAAAGCTTCAATAAAAACTGAAAACAAGACAACTGACTCAGAATTAGCATATAGGACTACTCCATTTTCTCATGTACATGCAAAATTCAAGTCTGTAAGCTTTAATAGAGGTCGATACAATGGACAGAATATATATGACTCTAATAATAATAGTTTTGATGATGGATCAAAAATGAAAAGTGAATATATTTACCAAAGACAAAATGATCCAGAGCCAAACCAAGTAAAGGCCTTAAAATGCGACACATCTTCCAAATCTAACCAGTCAGTACTTTATCCACAGGATGTTGTTTCGTCAGCACATCAAATTTGTACTGACCAACAAATCCAAGGTGAACAGGGTTATAAGTCCGAAAGAAACCTACACCAAAATTTAATTTATCAGTTGGATGAAAAAGAAAACAAATCCGTGGAATATGTAGAACCAGCCAAAGTCATAGACTCCTCAAGGTTTCCTATTAGTCAAATTGTGAAGGAACATTCAGAAGGGAACATCTTGAGCAAAGGTACATGCCTGCCACCCACAGAGAATAAGGCAACCAACATATTAAGGCATCACTTACTTGTGACACCAGAACCGTTCAAACGCAATGTCCATATAAGTGTCATCCCCAAGTCACAGTGGAATCAATCTAAGAGTTGTGAAGATGGCCAGACCAAAACTTCCCTGGAAGGAGGAATTATTAAAGATTTTGCTCGTGAAGATGAAACATCACCAGAAGGTTTACAACTTTACAATACATACAGCTGTCAACAAGTTGTTGAAAATACTGAAGTTTATGAGAGCATTACAAATTCTTCTTATCCAAACATAGATAAAATTGAGTATCGTAAAGTTGTCTCAGTCTATTATAGCCTTCCTCGAAAATTCACAAGAAAGATCTCTGATCTGTCCAAGAATAACCTAAAAAACATTGATAAGACTATAGAGCAAAATAGAACACCTAGTGCAATTCTAGATAAAATAAGTAGCTACCACAAAGAAGATTATTCCAAAGACCAAAACTCTAAAAATACGACTGCCGTTACAGAAAAAATACACAATGATAAGGGACATTCAGCAGATGATGTTACATGTAAAATGCATCTCTTAAATTTCCACATCATTCCTTTACAAACGAATCTCGTGAAAAATGACAACAGGACAAATTCTGGTGAAGAAACGGATGATTTAGTGAACAAATTTAGTTCTTTGCACATTTCTAAAAATGAAGACAACTATAAAGCAAGGGAAGAACAAAAGAATAAAAATGAACACAGCCCTTCAAGATCCCCCCCAAGACATTCTCCAAATACTTATTATACATTACCAAATAGGAAATCTGGTGTCCAGGATCTGGAGAGAAATGTTCTAGAGAGAGACATTGCCATGGTACGGCACAGGATTAACCCATATACAAGCAGCAGTCCAGTATCTCAAGATGTTTTCACAGCACCAACTTTCTCATATGATAACCTTAATTGTTCCCCTGGTTATGATTTTATGCATTTTCAGGAAAACAACAAACAAGAGCATAACATTAATAacaattttgcaaaatatggtgattTCTGTGAGAGAAAATCCATGGATGAAAGTTTATTATTAAGAGAAGACTTGCCTTCAATCTATAAATCAAAAAGTTTCAAAGATTTAAGTCACAGCAAGTCCTACAACACAGAAGACATCTCGCCACACCACGAATATAACACCAGTCCACAGAGTGATTATAATTATCCAAGCTTTAATAAAAGCAATGATGTTGTAAATCGGACTCGGCCTTCATATTGCTCCGAGTTTGTCCAAAAGAAAATGAAGCCTATTAATGCTAAGAAGTTCAGCTTCTCTTTTGATCGTTCAAGTCAAGAAAGTGTAAGCCCTAGACGTACTGGTTCTTATAGTGATAATGTTCGGATATCTGACGTCAATTCATCGCCTGTATTCTACTCTACAAATGACAACTATCCATCTCATGTACCCAAACATTTTGGCCAGAGAAGTCCCAAACATTGTCGAAACCCTACATATTCTAACTTGTATAGATCAAAGAGCATGAAGCTCTTAAACACCGATGGCCAAGAAAATGTTATGGACTACAGAAGAAAGAGCGATAGCAGTTTTTCTTCAAAAAGCTATGGTGGAACTTTGAGGAGAAAAAGTCCTACTTCTGGCGAGACATGGAACAGGAGATTTTCAGATgaaattttagatgaaaatgaaaaCTGGCCAATTTCTGAAGAACGCAAACCTATTTGTACATCAAAGTCTCTTGATTATGGAATTTTTGGTAAGGAGCAGCAAGAGGCTATTTTAAACAACGTAAAGCGGTCACTTAACGAAGGCAGGCTATGGAGACCAAGTTTTTTGAAAAATCCAAGCTTCTTGAGAACTGAGGAATATTGTTCTTCTCAGGAAGTAAATCCAGTAGGTCGGTCTCCTGAAGATATCCCATCTCAAGGACCTAGTTTGAAAGACCATCTAAATATTTATGAGGATAAGCCTGTTTCATCAGATTCAGATAGTAACACAACCACGGACGATGAATATtacttagatgaaaatgacaaggaGTCAGAACTATGA